In one Brevibacillus choshinensis genomic region, the following are encoded:
- a CDS encoding Ig-like domain-containing protein, whose amino-acid sequence MRKTHGPLRSLVLSILILITLFYRGGVVAYAEEMPLDQAMAVTNQIQEFDLGASSDDIGQSFVAGRNGAFQSVAFYLKKKDTGASNILLKLYQADTAGFPTASPLRQVSMSTDLVSDDWDWVVFTFDTPISVSQGQHYAAVLQAGSGVAVGMVKGTIYKEGVCLVGNSAKQDATLPFMTYVAPPSGMDQAAGGNYTGDFIPVDIYEKAAQTFTPGQSGYLTQISLFMADYRESETEDLNVTIQTVNPDGLPSGVILAQSMLKGPIMESNWKEVAFPTAPLVEAGRPYAIVLTSNNDQINSYAIAHARSDVYGGGRIFIDYGSGWDIGRGKDWDILFRTYMVPVVDSQLPSAILSMTADYSEQATLNMEAMDSGTASSGIKQVSYRINGGDIQSQTGDKATISITEDGTFLVEYWPEDNSGKIGQSYFANVHVDNKAPIATLTPFGDGMTVKGKVSLEGTVSDSHLFDWVVSFSEAGKEQWTAIARGTGAVTEDLLAEWNTDRVSEGGYDVRLVATDRAGKSTASKIQVQVKRDATATPGIDSVDLAWPTVEGAVKYDVARGDNVIVYTGSATSYKHERLSPNTTYTYNIYANFPDHISILLTTLTVKTLPGVPVTGVTLDRDELTLKAGGASGTLTATVEPADATNKAVSWTSDDESVAKVENGIVTPVSPGTATIVAMTEDGYFTDWAEVTVQAADVPVTGVKLDKPSLALKAGGATGTLQATVQPDNATNKNVSWSSSNPEVATVDNGVVTPLKKGTTTIMVRTRDGGFEASTVVTVRTPPVTPPVTPPALSLEEQIRVANLEAARVIANTTDENTVEQQVSASVKRLSDLIAAGKLKQQTELELITDTANTVFAAMMGKWSQGIGDEDLVLEQTHSLLAKAFLPVLDDIATPEQTEMDNATATLAQVIDTVIAKLGKQDISDKWANKLGETFTALLDKVGISESDDRRIEEMADRIEHFASVIEKIETSLDNKASLFELEKTFRIKLIGDLESRTEKKAKRADKEQNPFATLSRETVKALAKNRINLAVASEDDRGVWLSYDLFGQHDNDAFTIYFFELDNLKTPTNLAHASDKYQIGLEAGGEEITQFDKGSVRITLPYETRSKYLLAYRYDEEKKSWKLLTTSSGKKVDVKKKGKQASFDTEQVGSFLVADAGVQSISVTPKRASLLPGEKLQLTVTGKLSDRSKQDLTSAESGTVYDSNSSSITVDENGLIQIAEDAKTGERASITVKNGNKSAKVSTTVATVKRITVTAKKKSVRPGATLQLNVTANLNDHSNRDVTKASSGTTYSIKEADYAEITEDGLLKISEDTPAGTKLIVLAEYNGFTGECTISVNQ is encoded by the coding sequence GTGAGAAAAACACACGGGCCGCTACGATCTCTTGTACTTTCCATCTTGATATTGATTACCCTATTTTATAGGGGAGGGGTAGTCGCCTATGCGGAAGAGATGCCGCTGGATCAGGCGATGGCGGTTACCAATCAGATCCAGGAGTTCGATCTTGGTGCGTCAAGTGACGACATCGGCCAATCATTTGTCGCCGGAAGAAACGGAGCCTTCCAAAGTGTAGCTTTCTATTTAAAAAAGAAAGACACCGGAGCTTCTAACATCCTGCTAAAACTGTACCAGGCGGATACGGCTGGTTTTCCAACAGCTAGTCCGTTGCGCCAGGTGTCTATGTCAACAGACCTTGTATCCGATGATTGGGATTGGGTTGTATTCACATTTGACACCCCGATTTCAGTGAGCCAGGGGCAGCACTATGCTGCGGTTCTTCAGGCCGGATCGGGGGTAGCGGTCGGTATGGTCAAAGGAACTATCTATAAAGAGGGAGTTTGTCTGGTGGGGAATAGCGCCAAACAGGACGCTACGCTGCCGTTTATGACGTATGTGGCCCCTCCAAGCGGAATGGATCAAGCAGCTGGTGGAAACTATACTGGTGACTTCATTCCAGTTGACATTTATGAAAAAGCTGCTCAAACTTTTACCCCCGGTCAAAGCGGGTATTTGACGCAAATATCCCTGTTTATGGCAGATTATCGTGAAAGTGAAACTGAAGACCTGAATGTAACCATTCAGACCGTCAACCCAGACGGATTGCCTTCAGGAGTGATTCTAGCGCAATCCATGTTGAAGGGGCCCATTATGGAAAGTAACTGGAAGGAAGTTGCATTTCCTACGGCACCTCTCGTAGAAGCAGGAAGACCGTATGCCATCGTGTTGACGTCAAACAATGATCAGATTAATTCCTACGCGATTGCCCATGCGCGTTCAGATGTTTACGGTGGAGGCAGGATCTTTATTGACTATGGCTCGGGCTGGGATATTGGGCGAGGCAAGGATTGGGACATTCTATTTCGCACCTATATGGTGCCGGTGGTGGATAGTCAATTGCCCTCAGCTATTTTATCGATGACCGCCGATTATTCGGAGCAAGCCACGCTGAATATGGAAGCTATGGACTCCGGGACGGCAAGTTCAGGTATAAAACAGGTAAGCTACCGCATCAATGGTGGCGACATCCAATCTCAAACAGGCGACAAAGCCACGATCAGCATCACGGAGGACGGGACTTTTCTTGTTGAATACTGGCCAGAGGATAACTCCGGAAAAATTGGCCAATCGTATTTCGCGAATGTTCATGTTGACAACAAAGCGCCCATCGCCACTCTCACTCCGTTTGGGGACGGGATGACGGTGAAGGGGAAGGTATCATTGGAGGGAACGGTTTCAGACAGTCACCTGTTCGATTGGGTAGTGTCTTTTTCCGAAGCAGGTAAAGAACAATGGACAGCGATTGCCAGAGGGACAGGTGCTGTAACGGAGGATCTGCTGGCTGAATGGAATACGGACAGGGTGAGCGAAGGGGGCTATGACGTAAGGCTTGTGGCCACAGATCGCGCCGGCAAAAGCACAGCTTCCAAGATTCAGGTCCAGGTCAAACGAGACGCTACCGCTACTCCTGGCATTGATTCCGTAGATCTGGCGTGGCCCACTGTGGAAGGGGCGGTGAAGTACGATGTGGCTAGGGGGGACAACGTCATCGTTTATACAGGTTCCGCAACGTCCTATAAACACGAACGACTGTCTCCCAATACAACATACACCTACAACATTTACGCAAACTTCCCGGATCATATCTCGATTCTTTTGACGACACTGACGGTTAAGACCCTACCAGGCGTGCCGGTAACCGGAGTGACGCTGGATCGGGACGAACTGACCCTGAAAGCAGGCGGAGCTTCGGGAACTCTTACGGCAACGGTAGAGCCCGCTGATGCGACTAACAAAGCAGTAAGCTGGACTTCGGATGACGAGAGTGTTGCGAAGGTAGAGAACGGTATAGTTACTCCGGTCAGTCCGGGAACGGCAACGATTGTCGCAATGACCGAAGATGGATATTTTACGGATTGGGCGGAGGTTACCGTACAAGCGGCTGATGTGCCGGTAACCGGAGTGAAGCTGGACAAGCCATCGCTCGCCCTGAAGGCAGGCGGGGCGACAGGTACATTGCAGGCAACCGTCCAGCCAGACAACGCCACAAACAAAAACGTAAGCTGGTCGTCCAGTAATCCGGAAGTGGCGACAGTGGACAACGGAGTAGTGACACCGCTCAAAAAAGGCACCACCACGATTATGGTAAGGACTCGTGACGGAGGGTTTGAGGCTTCCACTGTCGTAACTGTAAGGACTCCGCCTGTTACACCTCCCGTTACACCACCGGCATTAAGCCTGGAGGAACAGATCCGCGTGGCTAATCTTGAGGCAGCTCGGGTCATTGCCAACACGACGGACGAAAACACGGTCGAACAACAAGTCTCAGCCAGCGTAAAACGATTGTCCGATCTGATCGCTGCGGGCAAGCTAAAGCAACAGACAGAACTAGAATTGATCACGGATACAGCTAACACCGTTTTTGCCGCGATGATGGGCAAATGGAGCCAAGGCATCGGTGACGAGGATCTGGTTCTGGAACAAACCCATTCTCTGCTTGCCAAAGCATTCCTGCCGGTGCTTGACGACATCGCAACACCGGAGCAGACCGAGATGGATAATGCAACCGCCACGTTAGCCCAAGTCATTGACACGGTAATTGCCAAGCTGGGCAAACAGGATATTTCCGACAAATGGGCAAACAAGCTGGGCGAAACCTTTACCGCGCTGTTGGACAAAGTTGGCATAAGCGAATCGGATGACCGTCGTATTGAGGAAATGGCAGACAGGATCGAGCACTTTGCCTCGGTGATAGAGAAAATAGAAACGTCGCTGGACAACAAAGCATCGTTGTTTGAGCTGGAGAAAACTTTCCGTATTAAGTTGATCGGCGATCTGGAATCTCGCACGGAGAAAAAGGCGAAGCGGGCAGATAAGGAGCAGAATCCATTTGCAACTCTCTCCCGCGAAACAGTGAAGGCATTAGCCAAGAACCGTATCAATCTTGCCGTTGCAAGCGAAGATGACAGGGGAGTATGGCTGTCTTACGACCTGTTTGGACAGCATGACAACGATGCGTTTACCATCTATTTCTTCGAACTAGATAACCTTAAAACGCCAACCAATTTGGCTCATGCCAGTGATAAGTATCAAATTGGTCTGGAAGCTGGAGGAGAGGAAATCACCCAATTTGACAAGGGAAGCGTTCGCATCACGTTGCCTTACGAGACCAGGTCAAAATATTTGCTAGCCTACCGATACGATGAAGAGAAAAAATCGTGGAAGCTTTTGACCACTTCCAGCGGAAAAAAGGTTGATGTAAAGAAAAAAGGCAAGCAAGCCTCCTTTGACACTGAGCAAGTTGGCAGCTTCCTGGTGGCGGATGCAGGGGTGCAAAGCATTTCTGTCACGCCGAAACGGGCAAGTCTTCTGCCTGGAGAAAAGCTGCAGTTGACAGTTACAGGCAAACTATCCGACCGCAGCAAGCAAGATTTGACCAGCGCGGAGAGTGGAACCGTCTATGATTCCAATAGCAGCAGCATCACCGTTGATGAAAACGGCTTGATCCAGATTGCAGAAGATGCGAAGACAGGAGAGAGAGCCAGCATTACGGTGAAGAACGGCAACAAATCAGCCAAAGTATCTACTACAGTGGCAACGGTAAAACGTATTACGGTGACAGCCAAAAAGAAATCAGTGAGACCGGGCGCCACTTTGCAGCTTAACGTCACCGCTAACCTGAACGACCACAGCAATCGCGATGTTACCAAAGCAAGCTCAGGAACCACTTACAGCATCAAGGAAGCGGATTATGCCGAGATCACCGAGGACGGTCTTCTAAAAATAAGCGAGGATACACCAGCCGGAACAAAGCTAATCGTGCTTGCCGAGTACAATGGCTTCACAGGGGAATGCACAATCTCTGTGAATCAATAA
- a CDS encoding DUF4097 family beta strand repeat-containing protein produces the protein MNRNGLIGVVLIALGIWWGISVWDSGKGFAWNLPFTETKEVNIEQSYDASSIKEIVVDVSSTDVHVVRGSSEKIEVQLHGQASPKMADQFRLKGENKGTELQIGVEKQEGFRIGFGYESVAMTVELPEKQWDEIKVKVGSGDITVENVEGKTIDVFTSSGDIKLEDSKASAIVLDTSSGDIQAEQFKADKMKVHSDSGDISLKEGEATLEGDAESGDIDIEFVELLHDADLSTSSGDVKITLEQEPKSLKVDYRGGSGTGKVRWDGFQATDDAEDDNIIKGTFGSGATMLKVSTGSGDFTLD, from the coding sequence ATGAATAGGAATGGACTTATCGGCGTCGTGTTGATCGCCTTGGGAATTTGGTGGGGGATATCCGTTTGGGACTCTGGTAAAGGATTTGCGTGGAATCTGCCTTTCACCGAAACGAAGGAAGTCAACATCGAGCAATCATATGATGCAAGCAGCATAAAAGAGATAGTTGTAGACGTTTCCAGCACGGACGTTCATGTTGTCCGTGGAAGTTCGGAGAAAATCGAAGTGCAGCTTCACGGCCAAGCGAGCCCAAAGATGGCAGATCAATTTCGGTTGAAGGGCGAAAATAAGGGCACTGAGCTTCAGATCGGCGTCGAAAAGCAGGAAGGGTTTCGAATCGGTTTCGGTTACGAGAGCGTCGCCATGACGGTCGAGCTGCCTGAGAAACAATGGGATGAGATAAAAGTGAAAGTAGGCAGTGGAGATATTACTGTAGAAAACGTAGAGGGAAAAACAATTGATGTCTTCACGAGTAGCGGAGACATCAAACTGGAAGATAGCAAAGCTTCGGCCATCGTGCTGGATACGAGCTCAGGCGATATTCAGGCGGAACAATTCAAGGCTGATAAAATGAAAGTTCATTCGGACAGCGGAGACATCTCTCTCAAGGAGGGGGAAGCCACTCTGGAAGGTGATGCGGAATCAGGAGATATCGACATCGAATTTGTAGAGTTGTTGCATGATGCCGACTTATCCACCAGTAGTGGCGATGTGAAGATCACGTTGGAGCAGGAGCCGAAATCGCTGAAGGTCGATTACAGAGGGGGCTCAGGAACCGGCAAAGTCAGATGGGATGGTTTTCAGGCAACAGATGATGCGGAAGACGACAACATTATCAAAGGCACGTTCGGCAGCGGTGCTACCATGCTAAAAGTATCCACAGGTTCTGGAGATTTCACGCTCGACTAA